The following nucleotide sequence is from Vitis vinifera cultivar Pinot Noir 40024 chromosome 14, ASM3070453v1.
AgctagattaaaaaaaatggattagtAAGGTATCTCAATTGGAGTTTCCATGTTTCTGGTACTGATCAACACCTCGGCTACCTCTGAATGCACAGCAACCAATCACGAAGTTGATGACTAGGAAGGCAATGAGGCAGCTAAAGAAAGCGCTTAGCTTCCTCCAGTTATTCTTTATCCTGGCGAGAAACCCTGCCTTGCATGAATCACAATCGTAGCACATTATGCGCGGATCATTACTCCATGTAACACAATCGTGATCTTTAGAACGTAGGCCTGATTTTGGGACTGTCCAAGTGGTACCATTCTTTAACTCATAACCACAATAAGCAGGTGGCTTGCAGCAACCTTTCtgttccaaaaataaaaatttaattatttcatgaaaaaaaatattgtagtcGATTAAGCTGTGTACAAGACCTTTAGAATGAAGCTAGTATATGCACAGAATCAGATTCATGAGATTGATATATACCCTTCAAACACATTAGAAAGTGGTAGGAAAGATGAGTTCTATGTTTTGCATAGCTTCATTCTGGAAATGAGGTGATTGTTTGGCCTTCCTAACATTTGAAAAGAGAACACTTCACGTAATATGTATTGAAGCTCCTTTTCAAGACTGTATGCAATTAATAATTTGCAGATGAAAGAGCACAGGATGAACTGATCAACTCTAATATATATTTCCTTATGTGCATAAGAGAGAGATACCACTGCCCCAGGCTGTTTTTCGCCCTCACAAAATAAAGTCTCAGAAAGACAGCTTCTAATGGCATTCCAGTCCTCTTTATCAACAACGTTAAGCTGCAACCAATCCGAGAACTGACGGAGATGAATAGTTTCGGCTGGTTCACCTTTATAGCTGCTTTTATGCACTCCCATGGACGCCAACATGGTGAAGCACAAAAGGAAAATTATGCATAAGAACAGCACCCATTCATATAACCAGAGCATAAATGTGACGCGACAGCATGAACCAATCATCCCCATGAGCGACACAACGAGAAGGAGGATACCTATGACCGTGATCGGTCCTTGGATGTAGCTGATGCACTTTGAATGCCCAGCACTATTTATAATCAACGCAAGAAAAAGGATAGGAAGAGAGGTTAAGAATGTCAAAGAGTTAGTGAAGCAAAGTAACCCACGACAGGCTCCAGACATTTTCTATGATTTTGCGATTGCAGGACtctgagagaaagagaaagagagacaggggggagagagagagagagagagagagagagagagagagaaacagaTGGTGGGTTAGGTGTTTGAGGTGAATGCAATGGTGAAAAGGAATGAAAGGGTCTGCTTCTAAATCAAGAGGTTTGGAAGACGGGAGGCTTTGAATTATCACAGCTGTGCACCCTGGCAGGTCTAAAGAGTGGGTTGTTCTGttattttttcttccaaaaatcaTATATGTTAAGATGGCTGTATTTGGAACAGATAACTAAATGCCTTTCTAATTTGTGGTCATCGGTGAGGGGAGGATCAGACTTAGGAATTCTATTGGAGGAGTTTAAATGAATTAAGGGCTAATCtgatttgaataattaatttattattaataatatttcccaataaaaggaaagaagaaactCATAACGTAATTGAAAgagaatgtttttaaaaactttttcaccATTCATACCTTAAAATATGTAATcataataacttttataaaaaatttaaagactCTTTTTGGAACTTACCtcaaaaagataataatttaaaaaaaaatgtttaaaaatttaagatattaaaaaaaaattactactatatttttaaagatataaaataaatctatacttttttttttcttttttagaaaagatattatattttatatagaagttattattattttttaattacaaaaactAGAATAGCAACTTGGGCAAGTTGGTTAGGTTGATGACTAATTCAAGTATAATctgaattaaaaaacaatcaatcCAATCATAACACAACCAAATCTCAACCCAAGTAGctctcaaattta
It contains:
- the LOC100241210 gene encoding protein TORNADO 2, with the protein product MGVHKSSYKGEPAETIHLRQFSDWLQLNVVDKEDWNAIRSCLSETLFCEGEKQPGAVKGCCKPPAYCGYELKNGTTWTVPKSGLRSKDHDCVTWSNDPRIMCYDCDSCKAGFLARIKNNWRKLSAFFSCLIAFLVINFVIGCCAFRGSRGVDQYQKHGNSN